Proteins encoded in a region of the Deltaproteobacteria bacterium genome:
- a CDS encoding zinc ribbon domain-containing protein has translation METIIAVVLVTAAAVLVAWPFFGRQSAPAPGEIQLSPLQRQKLEAYAAIKEAEFDYQMGKLTAVDFNALRERYTQQALAAIAALESAQARRSAATPRGTESRKPGRIAYCPSCGHNLTARANFCHGCGQSLKAIKETAG, from the coding sequence GTGGAAACCATCATCGCTGTTGTGCTAGTTACCGCTGCCGCGGTGCTCGTGGCCTGGCCGTTCTTCGGCCGCCAGTCCGCGCCGGCGCCGGGCGAGATCCAGTTGAGCCCGCTGCAGCGCCAGAAGCTCGAAGCCTACGCTGCCATCAAAGAGGCGGAGTTCGACTATCAGATGGGCAAGCTGACGGCGGTTGACTTCAACGCCTTGCGCGAGCGCTACACCCAGCAGGCACTTGCAGCCATCGCCGCGCTCGAGTCGGCACAGGCGCGGCGTTCAGCGGCGACACCACGAGGCACGGAAAGCCGAAAGCCGGGCCGCATCGCCTACTGCCCCAGTTGCGGCCATAACCTCACCGCCCGCGCCAATTTCTGCCACGGCTGCGGCCAGTCGCTCAAGGCGATCAAGGAAACCGCGGGCTGA